The following coding sequences are from one Acidobacteriota bacterium window:
- a CDS encoding peptide ABC transporter substrate-binding protein has translation MSKITRRELLRLTSTVIVGNALVGCSNAPENHPIVMNSDKPIITLQGRTLPSDAAPLEKQILYVPADEPRHLDISRDIYGAGVAIGWGGEPLLRRDQNQNLVPAMAESYKAGENAEYWDFVIRKDARWSDGVPITADDWVFTFRHLASPNLDNPWTWFFYDIKGIQALKEGNGRPEDVGVEALDDRTIRIYGEDGAIPHLPSLLAYQAAVPTPKHKAENNPEHWADTAEGFVSSGPMRLLSWEHNQRLEWDTNPFYNGPHKPGIQRLIQIVGAPTLGWFISWLNKEIDCISNLQPQELAQVRNNIELEKYLHSFNNFQTEYLSLNCMRPPFDNLKLREALSHAIDREPFCNKVMLGTRIPAFSMLPPDFPAHNSELKSVQDFSIEKAKALLAEAGYPNGKDASGKQLVLEMFSNGREVALEYVKDQWERYLGINVNLRIVEKGYWAAQRAQHAMPLYSGQYEYDFLDPANMLTRLWRSTSEQGSPRHAWRNATFDELVAQAGREINDQHRINLYQQAERILVEDVGGIFLTHLVTHQVWYPYLTGFEPDKNGNVVFRYLDISRFQMYIRNDVDQWRG, from the coding sequence ATGAGTAAAATCACGCGTCGCGAACTGTTGCGTCTTACCAGTACAGTGATCGTTGGAAACGCCCTGGTTGGCTGTAGCAATGCACCAGAGAATCATCCGATTGTCATGAATTCGGATAAGCCGATTATTACACTGCAAGGGCGAACCCTGCCCTCGGATGCCGCGCCGCTGGAAAAACAGATTTTGTATGTCCCGGCCGACGAGCCGCGACATCTCGACATTTCACGCGATATTTATGGCGCGGGCGTTGCAATAGGCTGGGGCGGTGAACCGCTTTTGAGGCGCGACCAAAATCAAAATCTCGTTCCGGCAATGGCTGAATCTTATAAAGCAGGCGAGAACGCGGAATATTGGGATTTTGTCATACGCAAAGATGCGCGTTGGAGTGACGGCGTGCCGATTACGGCGGACGATTGGGTTTTTACTTTTCGCCATCTGGCTTCACCCAATCTTGATAATCCCTGGACGTGGTTTTTTTACGACATCAAAGGCATTCAAGCGTTAAAAGAGGGCAACGGGCGCCCGGAAGATGTCGGAGTTGAGGCGTTAGATGACAGAACCATCCGCATTTATGGCGAAGACGGCGCGATTCCGCATCTGCCATCTCTGCTTGCATATCAAGCCGCAGTTCCCACACCGAAACACAAGGCGGAAAACAATCCCGAACACTGGGCAGACACGGCGGAAGGTTTTGTCTCGTCAGGTCCGATGCGCCTTTTGAGTTGGGAGCACAATCAGCGACTTGAGTGGGATACTAATCCATTTTACAACGGACCGCATAAACCCGGAATTCAGCGCTTGATTCAAATAGTCGGAGCGCCTACGCTTGGTTGGTTTATTTCCTGGCTCAATAAGGAGATTGATTGCATCAGCAATCTGCAACCGCAGGAACTCGCGCAAGTGCGTAATAACATAGAATTAGAGAAGTATCTGCATTCGTTCAACAATTTTCAGACCGAGTATCTATCGCTTAATTGTATGCGCCCGCCGTTTGATAATTTAAAACTCAGGGAAGCACTTTCGCACGCGATTGACCGCGAACCGTTTTGCAACAAAGTAATGCTGGGAACGCGCATTCCCGCTTTCTCGATGTTGCCGCCCGATTTTCCCGCTCATAATTCTGAATTAAAATCGGTGCAGGATTTTAGTATCGAAAAAGCGAAAGCACTTTTAGCGGAAGCTGGCTACCCGAATGGCAAAGACGCGAGCGGAAAGCAGCTTGTATTGGAAATGTTTTCCAACGGGCGAGAAGTTGCGCTGGAATATGTCAAAGACCAGTGGGAACGTTATCTCGGCATCAACGTTAATCTGCGAATCGTGGAAAAAGGCTATTGGGCAGCGCAGCGGGCGCAACACGCAATGCCGCTTTATAGCGGACAGTATGAGTATGATTTCCTCGACCCGGCCAATATGCTGACGCGGCTTTGGCGGAGCACGAGCGAGCAAGGTTCACCACGCCACGCCTGGCGAAATGCAACCTTTGATGAGTTGGTTGCGCAAGCGGGGCGCGAAATTAATGATCAACATCGCATAAATCTTTACCAACAGGCAGAGCGTATTTTGGTTGAAGATGTCGGCGGGATATTCTTAACTCATCTGGTGACGCATCAAGTGTGGTATCCATACTTGACGGGGTTCGAACCGGACAAAAACGGAAATGTGGTTTTCCGCTATTTAGATATTTCGCGTTTTCAGATGTATATCCGCAACGATGTTGACCAATGGCGCGGTTAA